One part of the Humulus lupulus chromosome 9, drHumLupu1.1, whole genome shotgun sequence genome encodes these proteins:
- the LOC133801400 gene encoding probable WRKY transcription factor 65 isoform X2, protein MDISTTGLITVNNNNSFVGDTDRDSNDYYSAATTPGENGSDSPTSTTLFHDSKNIITTTISSPKKRRAVQKRVLSIPIKEVEGSRLKGETSSTPPSDSWAWRKYGQKPIKGSPYPRGYYRCSSSKGCPARKQVERSRIDPTMLVVTYSAEHNHPWPASRNHHNHNSNQSASLSAVKSAKVEALEAQPDPEMEAEPEERFAGLIGDESLIGGDEFGWFGDMETTSSPVLESPIFAESGSVFSSTTTTVAAAMVFPMREEDESLFADLGELPECSLVFRHRGVGPQVEIC, encoded by the exons ATGGACATCTCTACTACTGGCTTAATCACTGTTAATAACAACAACTCATTTGTCGGTGACACAGATCGAGACTCCAACGATTATTACTCTGCTGCTACTACTCCGGGAGAAAATGGCTCCGACTCTCCTACCTCGACTACCCTCTTCCACGATTCCAAGAATATCATCACTACTACTATCTCCTCCCCCAAGAAAAG ACGAGCCGTGCAGAAAAGAGTGCTTTCAATTCCGATTAAGGAAGTCGAAGGGTCACGACTAAAGGGCGAGACCAGTAGTACTCCACCTTCGGATTCTTGGGCTTGGAGGAAGTACGGTCAAAAACCCATCAAAGGCTCACCTTATCCCAG AGGGTATTACAGGTGCAGCAGTTCAAAAGGGTGTCCGGCAAGAAAACAAGTGGAGAGAAGCCGTATAGACCCCACCATGCTAGTCGTCACCTACTCTGCCGAACACAACCACCCTTGGCCCGCTTCTAGAAACCACCACAACCACAACAGCAACCAATCAGCCTCACTCTCTGCCGTTAAGAGCGCCAAAGTGGAAGCTTTGGAAGCTCAACCCGACCCGGAGATGGAGGCCGAGCCGGAAGAGAGGTTCGCGGGTCTAATCGGAGACGAGTCGCTGATTGGTGGTGACGAGTTCGGATGGTTCGGGGACATGGAAACGACGTCGTCTCCCGTTCTCGAGAGCCCAATTTTTGCGGAGAGTGGGTCCGTCTTCTCTTCGACGACGACGACAGTGGCGGCAGCGATGGTGTTCCCGATGAGAGAGGAGGACGAGTCGCTGTTTGCTGATCTGGGCGAGTTGCCCGAGTGCTCATTGGTGTTTCGCCACCGTGGCGTGGGACCACAAGTTGAGATCTGCTGA
- the LOC133801400 gene encoding probable WRKY transcription factor 65 isoform X1, with translation MDISTTGLITVNNNNSFVGDTDRDSNDYYSAATTPGENGSDSPTSTTLFHDSKNIITTTISSPKKSRRAVQKRVLSIPIKEVEGSRLKGETSSTPPSDSWAWRKYGQKPIKGSPYPRGYYRCSSSKGCPARKQVERSRIDPTMLVVTYSAEHNHPWPASRNHHNHNSNQSASLSAVKSAKVEALEAQPDPEMEAEPEERFAGLIGDESLIGGDEFGWFGDMETTSSPVLESPIFAESGSVFSSTTTTVAAAMVFPMREEDESLFADLGELPECSLVFRHRGVGPQVEIC, from the exons ATGGACATCTCTACTACTGGCTTAATCACTGTTAATAACAACAACTCATTTGTCGGTGACACAGATCGAGACTCCAACGATTATTACTCTGCTGCTACTACTCCGGGAGAAAATGGCTCCGACTCTCCTACCTCGACTACCCTCTTCCACGATTCCAAGAATATCATCACTACTACTATCTCCTCCCCCAAGAAAAG CAGACGAGCCGTGCAGAAAAGAGTGCTTTCAATTCCGATTAAGGAAGTCGAAGGGTCACGACTAAAGGGCGAGACCAGTAGTACTCCACCTTCGGATTCTTGGGCTTGGAGGAAGTACGGTCAAAAACCCATCAAAGGCTCACCTTATCCCAG AGGGTATTACAGGTGCAGCAGTTCAAAAGGGTGTCCGGCAAGAAAACAAGTGGAGAGAAGCCGTATAGACCCCACCATGCTAGTCGTCACCTACTCTGCCGAACACAACCACCCTTGGCCCGCTTCTAGAAACCACCACAACCACAACAGCAACCAATCAGCCTCACTCTCTGCCGTTAAGAGCGCCAAAGTGGAAGCTTTGGAAGCTCAACCCGACCCGGAGATGGAGGCCGAGCCGGAAGAGAGGTTCGCGGGTCTAATCGGAGACGAGTCGCTGATTGGTGGTGACGAGTTCGGATGGTTCGGGGACATGGAAACGACGTCGTCTCCCGTTCTCGAGAGCCCAATTTTTGCGGAGAGTGGGTCCGTCTTCTCTTCGACGACGACGACAGTGGCGGCAGCGATGGTGTTCCCGATGAGAGAGGAGGACGAGTCGCTGTTTGCTGATCTGGGCGAGTTGCCCGAGTGCTCATTGGTGTTTCGCCACCGTGGCGTGGGACCACAAGTTGAGATCTGCTGA